The following coding sequences lie in one Klebsiella huaxiensis genomic window:
- the prc gene encoding carboxy terminal-processing peptidase — translation MNKFFKLTALAGLLAIAGQAFAVDDITRIDQIPVLKEEPQHATVSERVTSRFTRSHYRQFDLDNAFSAKIFDRYLNLLDYSHNVLLASDVAQFASKKNQIGDELRSGKLDVFYDLYNLAQKRRFERYQYALKVLDRPMDFTGNDNFNLDRSKSPWPKDEAELNALWDAKVKFDQLSLKLTGKDDKEIRETLTRRYKFAIRRLAQTNSEDVFSLAMTSFAREIDPHTNYLSPRNTEQFNTEMSLSLEGIGAVLQMDDDYTVINSLVAGGPAAKSKAISVGDRIVGVGQPGKGMVDVIGWRLDDVVALIKGPKGSKVRLEVLPAGKGAKTRIVTLTRERIRLEDRAVKMSVKTVGKEKIGVLDIPGFYVGLTDDVKVQLQKLEKQNVSSIIIDLRTNGGGALTEAVSLSGLFIPSGPVVQVRDNNGKVREDSDTDGVVYYKGPLVVLVDRFSASASEIFAAAMQDYGRALIVGEPTFGKGTVQQYRSLNRIYDQMLRPDWPALGSVQYTIQKFYRINGGSTQRKGVTPEIMMPTGTEERETGEQYEDNALPWDSVNAATFVKYGDLTPFEAEILKRHDERIVKDPEFQYIMKDIARYNAMKDKRNIVSLNYAQREKENEEDDAIRLSRVNDRLKREGKPLLKKLEDLPKDYQEPDPYLDETVHIALDLAHLEKDRPAVEPPASK, via the coding sequence ATGAACAAATTCTTTAAGCTCACCGCGCTTGCGGGCCTGCTAGCAATAGCTGGCCAGGCCTTTGCTGTGGACGATATTACCCGGATTGATCAAATCCCCGTGCTGAAAGAAGAGCCGCAGCACGCAACGGTGAGCGAGCGAGTGACATCGCGCTTTACCCGCTCTCATTATCGTCAGTTTGATCTCGACAACGCCTTTTCGGCAAAAATTTTCGACCGCTATCTGAATCTGCTGGACTATAGCCACAACGTGCTACTGGCCAGCGATGTGGCGCAGTTTGCTAGTAAAAAGAATCAAATTGGTGATGAGCTACGCAGTGGGAAACTGGACGTTTTTTACGACCTGTATAACCTGGCGCAGAAACGTCGTTTCGAACGCTATCAATATGCGTTGAAAGTGCTTGATCGTCCGATGGACTTTACCGGCAATGACAACTTTAACCTTGATCGCAGCAAATCCCCCTGGCCGAAAGATGAGGCCGAGTTGAACGCGCTGTGGGATGCCAAGGTGAAATTTGACCAGCTCAGCCTGAAGCTGACGGGTAAAGATGACAAAGAGATCCGCGAGACCTTAACGCGTCGCTACAAATTTGCGATTCGTCGTCTGGCACAAACTAACAGCGAAGACGTTTTCTCGCTGGCGATGACCTCTTTTGCGCGCGAGATCGACCCGCATACCAACTACCTCTCCCCGCGAAATACCGAACAGTTTAATACCGAAATGAGTCTGTCTCTGGAAGGTATTGGCGCGGTACTGCAGATGGATGACGACTATACGGTGATTAATTCACTGGTCGCGGGTGGTCCTGCGGCAAAGAGCAAAGCGATCAGCGTCGGCGACCGCATTGTTGGCGTTGGTCAACCGGGTAAAGGCATGGTCGATGTGATTGGCTGGCGTCTTGATGATGTGGTGGCGCTGATTAAAGGGCCGAAGGGCAGTAAAGTTCGCCTGGAAGTTCTACCTGCTGGCAAAGGTGCGAAAACGCGCATTGTTACTCTGACCCGCGAGCGTATTCGTCTTGAAGACCGCGCGGTTAAAATGTCAGTGAAAACCGTCGGCAAAGAAAAAATCGGCGTGCTGGATATTCCTGGCTTCTATGTTGGCCTGACGGATGACGTTAAGGTACAGCTGCAGAAACTGGAAAAACAGAACGTCAGCAGCATTATTATCGACCTGCGCACTAACGGTGGCGGGGCGTTAACCGAAGCTGTTTCGCTTTCTGGCCTGTTTATCCCATCCGGCCCGGTTGTTCAGGTACGTGATAACAACGGCAAAGTACGTGAAGACAGCGATACCGATGGCGTGGTGTATTACAAAGGCCCGCTGGTAGTGCTGGTCGATCGTTTCAGTGCCTCGGCGTCTGAAATTTTCGCTGCCGCCATGCAGGATTACGGTCGTGCACTGATTGTTGGTGAACCGACCTTCGGTAAAGGCACCGTCCAGCAGTATCGTTCGCTGAACCGCATTTACGATCAGATGCTGCGTCCGGACTGGCCAGCGCTGGGTTCCGTGCAGTACACCATCCAGAAGTTCTATCGTATTAACGGTGGTAGTACTCAGCGTAAAGGTGTCACGCCGGAAATCATGATGCCGACCGGTACCGAAGAGCGTGAAACCGGCGAGCAGTATGAAGATAACGCGCTGCCATGGGATAGCGTTAACGCCGCGACCTTCGTGAAATATGGTGATTTGACGCCATTCGAAGCGGAAATTCTGAAACGTCACGATGAGCGTATCGTTAAAGATCCCGAATTCCAGTACATCATGAAGGATATTGCCCGTTACAACGCGATGAAAGACAAACGCAACATCGTTTCCCTGAACTACGCACAGCGTGAGAAAGAGAACGAGGAAGATGATGCGATTCGCCTGTCTCGTGTGAACGATCGCCTGAAACGCGAAGGCAAACCGCTGCTGAAGAAACTGGAAGATCTGCCGAAGGATTACCAGGAGCCGGACCCGTATCTTGATGAAACGGTTCATATCGCGCTCGACCTGGCCCATCTGGAAAAAGACAGGCCAGCGGTAGAACCGCCAGCTAGCAAATAA
- the htpX gene encoding protease HtpX — protein sequence MMRIALFLLTNLAVMVVFGLVLSLTGIQSSSMTGLLIMALLFGFGGSIISLLMSKWMALKSVGGEVIEQPRNETERWLVNTVAQQARQAGIGMPQVAIYHAPDINAFATGARRDASLVAVSTGLLQNMSRDEAEAVIAHEISHIANGDMVTMTLIQGVVNTFVIFISRVIAQIAAGFLGGNRDEGENSNGNPLIYFAVATVLELVFGILASIITMWFSRYREFHADAGSAKLVGREKMIAALQRLKTSYEPQEASSMMAFCINGKAKSMSELFMTHPPLDKRIEALRSGEYLK from the coding sequence ATGATGCGAATCGCGCTTTTCCTGCTGACCAACCTGGCAGTGATGGTGGTATTCGGGCTCGTGCTAAGCCTGACGGGAATTCAGTCGAGCAGTATGACCGGGCTGCTGATCATGGCGCTGTTGTTTGGTTTTGGTGGTTCTATCATTTCGCTGTTGATGTCGAAATGGATGGCGCTGAAATCAGTGGGTGGGGAAGTCATTGAGCAACCGCGTAATGAAACGGAACGCTGGCTAGTCAACACCGTCGCACAGCAGGCGCGCCAGGCCGGTATTGGAATGCCGCAGGTGGCAATCTACCATGCGCCGGATATTAACGCTTTTGCAACGGGGGCTCGTCGTGATGCTTCGCTGGTTGCTGTCAGCACCGGGCTACTGCAAAACATGAGCCGTGATGAAGCAGAAGCGGTTATTGCCCACGAGATCAGCCACATCGCCAACGGTGATATGGTCACCATGACGCTGATTCAGGGGGTTGTGAACACCTTCGTTATTTTCATCTCTCGTGTTATCGCACAAATTGCAGCCGGTTTCCTCGGCGGCAACCGCGATGAGGGAGAGAACAGCAACGGCAACCCATTGATCTACTTTGCCGTCGCAACCGTACTGGAGCTGGTATTTGGTATTCTGGCCAGCATCATTACCATGTGGTTCTCCCGTTATCGTGAGTTCCATGCGGATGCCGGTTCGGCAAAACTGGTTGGGCGTGAGAAAATGATTGCTGCCCTGCAACGTTTGAAAACCAGCTATGAGCCGCAGGAAGCCAGCAGCATGATGGCTTTCTGTATCAACGGCAAAGCAAAATCCATGAGCGAGCTGTTTATGACGCACCCGCCGCTGGATAAACGTATTGAAGCCCTGCGTAGTGGGGAATATCTGAAGTAA
- a CDS encoding MFS transporter, with amino-acid sequence MDKNTSDGLPLPQRYGAILTIVLGLTMAVLDGAIANVALPTIASDLNASPASSIWIVNAYQIAIVIALLPLSFLGDMVGYRRIYKIGLVVFTFTSLACALSSSLEMLTLARVAQGLGGAALMSVNTALIRLIYPQRFLGRGMGINSFVVAVSSAAGPTIAAAILSVASWQWLFLINIPLGIISLVLAMRYLPVNAGRSKITRFDLPSAIMNALTFGLLITALGGFAQGQSTQLVLAEVVAMLIVGFFFVRRQLQMPVPLLPVDLLRIPLFSLSICTSICSFCAQMLAMVSLPFFLQSVMGRSEVETGLLLTPWPLATMVMAPLAGYLIERVHAGLLGAIGLIVMACGLFGLALLPSSPSDLDIIWRMALCGAGFGLFQSPNNHTIVSSAPAHRSGGASGMLGTARLLGQSTGAALVALLFNLLGNSGTHTALLLAGTLAVVAAAVSGLRVTQPRARL; translated from the coding sequence ATGGATAAAAACACTTCCGATGGGCTGCCGTTACCGCAGCGTTACGGCGCAATTCTGACCATTGTATTAGGTTTGACGATGGCGGTACTGGATGGTGCTATCGCCAACGTGGCGCTGCCGACAATCGCCAGCGATTTAAATGCTTCTCCGGCATCGTCTATTTGGATAGTTAATGCCTATCAAATTGCCATCGTTATCGCCTTACTACCGCTCTCTTTTCTCGGCGATATGGTCGGCTACCGACGCATTTATAAGATTGGACTGGTAGTCTTTACCTTCACCTCTCTCGCCTGCGCGCTCTCCAGTAGTCTGGAAATGTTGACTCTGGCACGCGTCGCGCAGGGTCTTGGCGGCGCTGCGCTAATGAGCGTCAATACCGCACTGATTCGTCTGATATATCCCCAGCGCTTCCTTGGCCGCGGAATGGGGATCAACTCTTTTGTCGTGGCGGTATCTTCCGCGGCAGGGCCGACAATTGCCGCAGCGATTCTCTCCGTAGCCTCCTGGCAATGGCTGTTCCTGATTAACATTCCGCTGGGCATTATTTCGCTGGTCCTCGCAATGCGCTATCTGCCTGTCAACGCCGGGCGGAGTAAAATTACCCGCTTTGATCTGCCCAGTGCAATTATGAATGCGCTGACTTTTGGCCTGCTGATTACTGCCCTCGGCGGCTTTGCCCAGGGCCAGTCTACACAACTGGTTCTGGCTGAGGTCGTGGCGATGCTGATCGTTGGATTCTTTTTTGTTCGTCGTCAACTCCAGATGCCGGTCCCCTTGCTACCCGTTGATCTGCTGCGCATTCCGCTGTTTTCGCTTTCGATTTGTACCTCTATCTGCTCCTTCTGTGCCCAGATGCTGGCGATGGTTTCGCTGCCGTTTTTCCTGCAATCCGTGATGGGGCGCAGTGAGGTAGAAACCGGTCTGCTCCTGACGCCGTGGCCGCTGGCCACAATGGTGATGGCACCGCTGGCAGGGTATTTGATTGAGAGAGTCCATGCTGGCCTGCTGGGCGCAATTGGCCTGATTGTGATGGCCTGTGGTCTGTTCGGTCTCGCTTTACTGCCCTCTTCCCCTTCGGACCTGGATATCATCTGGCGAATGGCGCTCTGTGGCGCAGGTTTTGGTCTGTTCCAGTCACCAAACAACCATACGATTGTGTCGTCAGCCCCTGCCCATCGCAGCGGTGGCGCGAGTGGGATGTTAGGTACTGCACGCCTGCTGGGGCAGAGCACCGGCGCGGCGCTGGTCGCATTGCTGTTTAACCTGCTGGGGAATAGCGGAACCCACACCGCACTTCTGCTGGCCGGCACGCTTGCCGTTGTCGCTGCCGCCGTCAGCGGCCTTCGCGTCACGCAGCCCCGCGCCAGACTGTAA
- the kdgR gene encoding DNA-binding transcriptional regulator KdgR, producing the protein MAVADLDKQPDSVSSVLKVFGILQALGEEREIGITELSQRVMMSKSTVYRFLQTMKSLGYVAQEGESEKYSLTLKLFELGARALQNVDLVRSADIQMRELSRLTKETVHLGALDEDSIVYIHKIDSMYNLRMYSRIGRRNPLYSTAIGKVLLAWRDRAEVEQILEGVEYKRSTDRTITSTEELLSVLDKVREQGYGEDNEEQEEGLRCIGVPVFDRFGVVIAGLSISFPTLRFSEERLNEYVEMLHTAARKISEQMGYNDYPF; encoded by the coding sequence ATGGCAGTTGCAGATTTGGATAAACAGCCAGATTCTGTCTCTTCGGTGTTGAAGGTTTTTGGCATTTTGCAGGCGCTTGGCGAAGAGCGTGAAATTGGCATTACCGAACTGTCCCAGCGCGTCATGATGTCAAAAAGCACCGTTTATCGCTTTTTGCAGACCATGAAATCGTTGGGATATGTGGCACAAGAAGGCGAGTCTGAGAAATATTCCCTGACCCTGAAGCTGTTCGAATTGGGCGCGCGGGCATTGCAGAATGTTGATCTGGTCCGTAGTGCGGATATTCAGATGCGCGAACTTTCTCGCCTGACGAAAGAGACGGTCCACCTGGGTGCTCTGGACGAAGACAGTATTGTCTACATCCATAAAATCGACTCAATGTACAACTTGCGCATGTATTCGCGCATTGGTCGCCGCAACCCCCTGTACAGTACCGCTATCGGTAAAGTTCTGCTGGCGTGGCGCGATCGCGCAGAAGTTGAGCAGATTCTCGAAGGCGTAGAGTACAAGCGCAGCACTGACCGCACCATCACCAGTACTGAAGAGTTGTTATCGGTTCTGGATAAGGTCCGTGAACAGGGTTATGGCGAAGATAACGAAGAACAGGAAGAAGGGTTGCGCTGTATTGGCGTGCCGGTTTTCGACCGCTTTGGCGTGGTTATTGCTGGCCTGAGCATCTCTTTCCCGACGCTGCGTTTTTCTGAAGAGCGTTTGAACGAGTATGTTGAGATGCTGCACACGGCAGCACGTAAGATTTCTGAGCAGATGGGTTACAACGATTATCCGTTTTGA
- a CDS encoding YobH family protein, translated as MRLIIRTIVVLAILWIGVLLSGYGVLMGSSENAGGLGLQCKYLTARGISTAQYVHSSSGIIGITDCPILRKSATVVDNG; from the coding sequence ATGCGATTGATCATACGTACCATTGTGGTGCTGGCTATCTTGTGGATCGGCGTATTATTAAGCGGTTACGGCGTATTAATGGGCAGTAGTGAGAATGCCGGAGGACTAGGGTTGCAATGTAAATATCTTACGGCTCGCGGCATAAGTACCGCACAGTATGTTCATTCCAGTAGCGGTATTATCGGCATTACCGATTGCCCTATACTGCGAAAAAGCGCCACGGTCGTTGATAACGGTTAG
- the mgrB gene encoding PhoP/PhoQ regulator MgrB: MKKLRWVLLIVIIAGCLLLWTQMLNVMCDQDVQFFSGICTINKFIPW, encoded by the coding sequence GTGAAAAAATTACGGTGGGTTTTGCTGATAGTTATCATCGCGGGTTGTTTACTGCTATGGACTCAGATGCTTAACGTAATGTGCGATCAGGATGTACAGTTCTTCAGCGGCATCTGCACTATCAACAAGTTTATACCCTGGTAA
- a CDS encoding YebO family protein, protein MSELLNPGIVNLASVALSVVLLLVGLLLWFFVNRASSRANEQIALLQALLDQQKRQNALLRRLCEANEPEKEDIAEPSTVEKGKGDDDFIRLVAER, encoded by the coding sequence ATGAGTGAGTTATTAAATCCTGGGATCGTAAATCTGGCGTCAGTAGCATTGTCGGTTGTGCTGTTGCTTGTCGGCCTGTTGTTGTGGTTTTTTGTTAATCGCGCCAGCTCGCGCGCCAATGAGCAGATTGCTCTGCTGCAAGCCTTGCTGGATCAGCAAAAGCGGCAAAATGCACTGCTCCGCCGTCTGTGTGAAGCCAATGAACCTGAGAAAGAGGACATTGCCGAGCCTTCTACAGTTGAGAAGGGAAAAGGCGACGACGACTTCATTCGCCTTGTCGCAGAACGGTAA
- the cspE gene encoding transcription antiterminator/RNA stability regulator CspE gives MAKIKGQVKWFNESKGFGFITPADGSKDVFVHFSAIQGNGFKTLAEGQNVEFEIQDGQKGPAAVNVTAI, from the coding sequence ATGGCAAAGATTAAAGGTCAAGTTAAGTGGTTCAACGAGTCTAAAGGTTTTGGTTTCATTACTCCTGCTGATGGCAGCAAAGATGTGTTCGTACACTTCTCTGCAATCCAGGGTAACGGCTTCAAAACTCTGGCTGAAGGCCAGAACGTTGAGTTCGAAATCCAGGACGGCCAGAAAGGTCCAGCAGCAGTTAACGTAACTGCTATCTGA
- the ftsI gene encoding peptidoglycan glycosyltransferase FtsI — protein MQKNKIKSAANFTPIRFGLLCVAILSCLGLLLARVGWLQIVSPDNLVKQEDMRSLREEPVDVQRGMISDREGRPLAVSVPVSAIWIDPQTTLEKGGVGYGPRWQAMGEALHLNLSELAHRVESHPHARFLYLARQINPEQAEWIDKLRLPGINLRDESRRFYPAGHVAANLLGFTNVDNQGIEGVEKSFNAQLMGQPGRRLVRKDRHGNVIENITEVAAVPAHNLQLSIDERLQTVTEDALDNAVRWNKAESGAAVLIKIDTGEILSMASYPDFNPNNRDDAKLDDFRNRAISDTFEPGSTVKPLVLMTALQQGIVQPDSVVDTHPFILDGHRIRDVGYYPELTLTGILQKSSDTGVSHLSLAMPVQHLIDTYKAFGFGDSTGLGLTGESAGLMPQRRYWGQLDRATFAFGYGLMVTPLQLAHVYATIGGYGIERPLSITRIDPPVMGTRVMPEQIVHEVEHMMESVALPGGGGTKAAVRDYRVAVKTGTAKKIGPDGKYIDKYVAYTAGVAPASNPKFALVVVMNDPSNGSYYGGAVSAPVFSQIMGDVLRLENVMPDGMPQDSENLIVMHNGEALSPAL, from the coding sequence GTGCAAAAGAACAAAATTAAGTCAGCCGCCAATTTTACCCCGATCCGTTTTGGGTTGCTGTGCGTGGCGATTCTCAGTTGTCTTGGGCTGCTATTGGCTCGAGTGGGCTGGCTACAAATTGTCTCCCCAGACAACCTGGTTAAACAAGAGGATATGCGCTCCTTGCGCGAGGAGCCTGTTGACGTTCAACGTGGGATGATTAGCGATCGCGAAGGCCGTCCGCTGGCGGTTAGCGTTCCAGTGAGTGCTATCTGGATTGATCCGCAAACCACCCTTGAAAAGGGGGGCGTAGGATACGGTCCGCGCTGGCAGGCGATGGGCGAGGCTCTACATCTCAACCTTAGCGAACTGGCCCATCGCGTTGAATCGCATCCTCATGCGCGTTTTCTCTATCTGGCGCGCCAGATAAACCCAGAGCAGGCGGAATGGATCGACAAACTCCGCCTGCCGGGCATCAATCTGCGCGATGAGTCGCGACGTTTTTATCCTGCGGGACACGTTGCCGCGAATCTGCTGGGGTTTACTAATGTTGATAACCAGGGCATTGAAGGAGTAGAGAAAAGCTTTAACGCGCAGCTGATGGGTCAGCCAGGGCGTCGGCTGGTGCGTAAAGATCGCCACGGCAACGTTATCGAAAATATCACTGAAGTTGCGGCCGTCCCTGCGCATAATTTGCAGTTGAGTATCGATGAACGACTGCAAACGGTCACGGAAGACGCGCTGGATAATGCCGTACGCTGGAATAAAGCGGAATCAGGCGCAGCAGTATTGATTAAGATTGATACCGGAGAGATTCTGTCGATGGCCAGCTATCCGGATTTCAACCCTAATAATCGCGATGATGCGAAGCTGGATGATTTCCGCAATCGCGCAATAAGCGATACTTTTGAGCCTGGCTCAACGGTAAAACCGCTGGTGCTCATGACTGCGCTACAGCAGGGGATTGTTCAGCCGGATAGCGTGGTGGATACCCATCCGTTTATCCTCGACGGCCATCGAATTCGCGACGTGGGCTATTATCCGGAATTAACCCTCACCGGTATCCTGCAAAAATCCAGCGATACCGGCGTTTCACATTTATCTCTGGCCATGCCGGTCCAGCATCTCATCGATACCTATAAAGCGTTCGGTTTTGGCGACTCAACCGGATTAGGGCTGACCGGTGAAAGCGCCGGGCTGATGCCACAGCGTCGCTACTGGGGGCAGTTGGACCGGGCGACCTTTGCTTTTGGCTATGGTCTGATGGTGACGCCGCTACAGCTGGCGCATGTTTATGCCACCATCGGTGGCTACGGCATCGAACGCCCGCTATCGATCACCCGCATCGATCCGCCGGTTATGGGGACACGGGTGATGCCAGAACAGATTGTGCATGAAGTCGAACATATGATGGAGAGCGTAGCCTTACCGGGCGGCGGAGGCACTAAAGCCGCGGTACGCGACTACCGGGTGGCGGTAAAAACCGGTACCGCAAAAAAAATCGGTCCCGATGGCAAATACATTGATAAGTACGTCGCTTATACCGCAGGCGTTGCGCCGGCCAGCAACCCGAAATTTGCGCTGGTGGTGGTGATGAACGACCCCAGCAACGGGTCGTATTACGGCGGGGCGGTTTCTGCGCCGGTATTCAGCCAGATCATGGGCGATGTCCTGCGCCTGGAGAACGTTATGCCGGATGGAATGCCGCAGGATTCAGAAAACCTCATCGTAATGCACAACGGCGAGGCCTTGTCCCCCGCGCTGTAA
- the rlmA gene encoding 23S rRNA (guanine(745)-N(1))-methyltransferase yields MSYSCPLCHAPLERRDNSYICPQRHQFDLAKEGYVNLLPVQFKRSRDPGDSAEMMQARRAFLDAGHYQPLRDAISAYLQTFAPIDLLDIGCGEGYYTHAFAAIAAHSWGLDVSKSAIRAAAKRYPQVNFCVASSQRLPFDDASLDAVVRIYAPCNAQELARVVRPGGWVITATPGPRHLLELKGLIYDDVRLHEQNTEEMTGFTLCHQQQLAYPMQLNGSEAEALLQMTPFAWRAKPAVRETLRQQELFSCQTDFAIHCWQRDV; encoded by the coding sequence ATGTCTTACAGTTGCCCACTTTGCCACGCGCCGCTTGAGCGCCGCGACAATAGCTATATTTGCCCACAGCGGCATCAGTTCGATCTGGCGAAGGAGGGCTACGTTAATTTGCTGCCGGTGCAGTTTAAGCGGTCTCGCGATCCTGGCGACAGCGCGGAGATGATGCAGGCCCGTCGGGCGTTTCTCGATGCGGGTCATTATCAACCTCTGCGAGATGCTATCAGCGCTTATCTGCAAACCTTCGCTCCGATTGATTTACTGGATATCGGCTGTGGGGAAGGGTATTACACTCATGCTTTTGCTGCCATTGCCGCCCATAGCTGGGGGCTGGATGTTTCTAAATCCGCTATTCGCGCCGCGGCTAAACGTTATCCGCAAGTCAATTTTTGCGTCGCATCCAGCCAGCGCTTGCCGTTTGACGATGCCAGCCTTGATGCGGTCGTGCGAATTTATGCCCCGTGTAATGCTCAAGAGCTGGCGCGTGTTGTCAGGCCCGGCGGCTGGGTCATTACCGCGACGCCTGGCCCGCGTCATTTATTGGAACTCAAAGGATTAATTTACGACGACGTGCGCCTGCATGAGCAGAACACAGAAGAGATGACGGGATTCACGTTATGCCACCAGCAGCAGCTGGCCTATCCAATGCAGCTAAATGGAAGTGAGGCAGAAGCGTTACTGCAGATGACGCCGTTTGCGTGGCGGGCAAAACCGGCGGTTCGAGAAACCTTACGTCAGCAGGAACTATTCAGCTGCCAGACCGATTTTGCGATTCACTGCTGGCAGCGCGATGTCTGA
- the mntP gene encoding manganese efflux pump MntP, translating to MNISATILLAFGMSMDAFAASIGKGATLHKPKFSEALRTGLIFGAIETLTPLVGWGMGMLASQFVLEWNHWIAFILLVFLGGRMVIEGFRGNDDEECEAPRRHGFWLLVTTAFATSLDAMAVGVGLAFLQVNIIATALAIGCATLMMSTLGIMVGRFIGPLLGKRAEILGGIVLIGIGAQILWSHFAG from the coding sequence ATGAATATTTCCGCTACCATTCTTCTTGCCTTCGGCATGTCCATGGACGCCTTCGCGGCTTCTATCGGTAAGGGCGCGACCCTCCATAAACCCAAATTTTCCGAAGCCCTGCGCACGGGTCTCATCTTTGGCGCTATCGAAACGCTCACCCCGCTCGTCGGTTGGGGAATGGGGATGCTGGCCAGCCAGTTCGTTCTCGAATGGAATCACTGGATTGCCTTCATACTGCTGGTGTTTCTCGGCGGTCGTATGGTTATCGAAGGATTTCGCGGCAACGATGACGAAGAGTGCGAAGCTCCCCGCCGTCACGGTTTCTGGCTGCTGGTTACCACCGCTTTCGCAACCAGTCTCGATGCAATGGCTGTCGGCGTTGGTCTGGCGTTCTTACAGGTCAATATTATCGCCACCGCGCTGGCTATCGGTTGTGCCACGTTGATGATGTCGACGCTGGGCATTATGGTAGGACGCTTTATCGGCCCGCTGCTGGGCAAACGGGCCGAAATACTGGGTGGTATCGTTCTGATTGGCATCGGCGCCCAAATACTCTGGAGCCATTTTGCCGGCTAG
- a CDS encoding DUF986 family protein, giving the protein MTITDLVLILFILVLLAFAIYDQFIMPRRNGPSLLAIPLLRRSRVDGIIFVGLIGILIYNNMANQGELITTWLLSALALMGLYLFWIRAPKIIFKKSGFFFANIWIEYKRIKEMNLSEDGVLVMQLEQRRLLIRVRNIDDLEKIYKLLVSTQ; this is encoded by the coding sequence ATGACAATCACGGACCTGGTGTTAATCCTGTTTATTCTCGTTCTGCTCGCTTTTGCGATTTACGACCAGTTCATTATGCCGCGTCGTAACGGCCCAAGTCTGCTGGCTATCCCCCTGCTCCGCCGCAGTCGTGTTGATGGCATTATTTTCGTCGGCCTTATCGGGATACTGATTTACAACAATATGGCCAACCAGGGCGAACTTATCACCACCTGGTTATTATCTGCCCTGGCATTAATGGGACTGTATCTGTTCTGGATCCGCGCTCCGAAGATCATCTTCAAAAAGAGTGGTTTTTTCTTCGCCAATATCTGGATTGAATATAAGCGAATTAAAGAGATGAATTTATCGGAAGATGGCGTATTGGTGATGCAATTAGAGCAACGCCGTTTACTTATTCGTGTACGCAATATCGACGACCTGGAGAAGATTTACAAACTTCTTGTTTCAACTCAATAA
- a CDS encoding PTS mannose transporter subunit IID, producing MVDMTKNTTEKKLTQSDIRGVFIRSNLFQGSWNFERMQALGFCFSMVPAIRRLYPENNDARKQAIKRHLEFFNTHPYVAAPVLGVTLAMEEQRANGAEIDDGAINGIKVGLMGPLAGVGDPIFWGTVRPVFAALGAGIAMSGSLLGPLLFFILFNAVRLLTRYYGVAYGYRKGIDIVKDMGGGFLQKLTEGASILGLFVMGALVNKWTHVNIPLVVSTITGQDGQTRVTTVQTILDQLMPGLVPLLLTFACMWLLRKKVNALWIIVGFFVIGIAGYAVGLLGL from the coding sequence ATGGTTGATATGACTAAAAATACCACCGAGAAAAAACTCACTCAGAGTGATATTCGTGGCGTGTTCATTCGTTCTAACCTGTTCCAGGGTTCATGGAACTTCGAACGTATGCAGGCGCTGGGCTTCTGCTTCTCTATGGTACCGGCAATTCGTCGCCTGTATCCGGAGAACAACGATGCGCGTAAACAGGCGATTAAACGTCACCTTGAGTTCTTTAATACCCACCCATACGTTGCCGCGCCAGTTCTCGGCGTAACGCTGGCGATGGAAGAGCAGCGTGCTAACGGCGCAGAAATCGACGATGGTGCCATCAACGGTATCAAAGTTGGTCTGATGGGCCCTCTGGCGGGCGTAGGCGACCCAATCTTCTGGGGCACCGTTCGTCCGGTATTCGCCGCGCTGGGTGCAGGTATCGCGATGAGCGGCAGCCTGCTTGGTCCCCTGCTGTTCTTTATCCTGTTTAACGCAGTACGCCTGCTGACCCGCTATTACGGCGTAGCGTACGGTTACCGTAAAGGTATCGACATCGTTAAAGATATGGGCGGCGGCTTCCTGCAGAAACTGACAGAGGGGGCGTCAATCCTTGGCCTGTTTGTTATGGGAGCGCTGGTTAACAAGTGGACGCACGTGAACATCCCGCTGGTGGTTTCTACGATCACCGGTCAGGATGGCCAGACTCGCGTCACTACCGTGCAGACCATCCTTGACCAGCTGATGCCGGGCCTGGTGCCACTGCTGCTGACCTTCGCTTGTATGTGGCTGCTGCGTAAGAAAGTAAACGCCCTGTGGATCATCGTTGGCTTCTTCGTCATCGGTATCGCGGGCTACGCTGTCGGCCTGCTGGGCCTGTAA